Proteins from a single region of Lepus europaeus isolate LE1 chromosome 4, mLepTim1.pri, whole genome shotgun sequence:
- the LOC133757992 gene encoding uncharacterized LOC131768270 homolog, whose product MADDKDSVPKLKDLAFLKNQLESLQRRVESEVNSGVSQDGSLLSSPFLKGFLAGYVVAKLRASAVLGFVVGTCTGIYAAQAYAVPNVEKTLRDYFRSLRKGPD is encoded by the exons ATGGCGGATGACAAG GATTCTGTACCCAAGCTTAAGGACCTGGCATTCCTCAAAAACCAGCTGGAAAGCCTACAGCGACGTGTGGAAAGTGAGGTCAACAGTGGCGTGAGCCAG GATGGCTCACTCTTGTCCTCCCCATTCCTCAAGGGATTCCTGGCTGGCTATGTGGTAGCCAAACTGAGGGCGTCAGCCGTATTGGGCTTTGTTGTGGGCACCTGCACTGGCATCTACGCAGCTCAGGCATACGCTGTGCCCAACGTGGAGAAGACATTGAGGGACTATTTTCGGTCACTGCGTAAGGGGCCAGACTAG